The following coding sequences lie in one Arachis ipaensis cultivar K30076 chromosome B03, Araip1.1, whole genome shotgun sequence genomic window:
- the LOC107631850 gene encoding CSC1-like protein At1g69450 isoform X1: MIISALLTSVGINTGLCVVFFACYSILRKQPSNYAVYIPRLLAEGTSKRIPRFNLERILPFSNWVARAWRLSEDELLSLSGLDAVVFMRMITFSLKIFTFAGIIGIFVLLPVNCWGNQLQDFDVVDFANNSLDVFTISNVNSGSNWLWVHFFAVYILTGFICLLLHHEYKYIALKRLSYFYSSDPRPHQFTILVRSIPSSSSYGISDSVESFFREFYPSTYVSHVVIRRTNKIRSLLIEAKNLYKKITQLRKHNRQKNKQGDYFRLFGQDDGLIDQYGKKLGEIEQNVRLHQSENSLATEEARAAFVFFKSRYAAATAFHMQQSVNPTQWIAEPAPEPRDVYWPFFSESFMRRWISKLVVLVATTLFTLLFLIPVVIVQGLTNLKQLEVLFPFLTSILTIKFVTQIITGYLPSLILQLSLKAVPPIMGFLTSMQGYISHSDIESSACNKVIWFTVWNVFLATVFSGSFLSLLSVILDPKHIPERLAVAVPAQASFFITYVVTSGWTSVTSELFRIIPLLGSLITRPFSSPDDEFEVPSLPFHRDVPRVLFFGLLGITYFFLAPLILPFLLAYLCLAYIIYRNQFINVYAPKYETGGKLWPTVHNTMIFSLILMHMIALGIFALKKLSPASSWMLPLPVLTLLFNEYCRKRFLPIFIAYSTESLIKKDREDQNDPRMAEFYKKLVIAYKDPALLPFQYTSNTDDLFDPLLS, translated from the exons ATGATTATCTCTGCACTCTTGACATCCGTTGGGATAAACACTGGTCTCTGTGTAGTGTTCTTCGCATGTTACTCCATATTGAGGAAGCAACCAAGTAACTATGCAGTCTATATACCGCGCCTACTTGCTGAGGGAACATCCAAGAGGATACCACGTTTCAATCTAGAGAGAATACTACCTTTCTCCAACTGGGTTGCAAGAGCATGGAGGCTCTCTGAAGATGAACTTTTATCATTGTCAGGGTTAGATGCTGTTGTGTTTATGCGCATGATAACGTTCAG TTTGAAAATATTTACTTTTGCTGGGATTATAGGGATCTTTGTGCTTCTTCCAGTCAATTGCTGGGGAAATCAGCTGCAAGATTTTGATGTTGTTGACTTCGCCAACAACTCATTGGATGTGTTCACAATATCAAATGTAAACAGTGGTTCTAATTG gttGTGGGTTCATTTCTTTGCTGTATATATTCTCACTGGATTTATATGCTTACTACTTCACCAT GAATATAAGTACATAGCTTTGAAAAGACTCTCTTATTTTTATTCATCGGATCCTCGGCCACATCAGTTCACCATTTTGGTTCGCAGCATTCCAAGCTCCTCAAGTTACGGTATCAGTGACAGTGTTGAGAGCTTCTTTAGGGAGTTTTACCCATCTACATATGTGTCGCATGTGGTCATTCGTCGCACAAACAAAATCAGAAGTCTCCTA ATTGAAGCAAAGAATTTGTATAAAAAGATTACTCAATTACGAAAACACAATCGCCAAAAGAATAAACAAGGTGATTATTTTCGACTTTTTGGACAAGACGATGGTCTTATAGATCAATATGGAAAGAAGTTGGGCGAAATTGAACAGAATGTAAGATTGCATCAGTCAGAGAATTCACTGGCAACAGAA GAGGCTCGAGCTGCGTTTGTGTTCTTCAAGTCTCGTTATGCCGCTGCAACTGCCTTCCATATGCAGCAATCAGTCAATCCCACCCAGTGGATTGCTGAGCCAGCTCCAGAACCTCGGGATGTTTACTGGCCTTTCTTTTCTGAATCATTCATGCGAAGATGGATTTCTAAATTGGTGGTTTTAGTTGCAACTACTCTATTCACACTTTTGTTCCTTATACCAGTTGTGATTGTACAGGGCCTAACCAACCTCAAACAACTGGAAGTTTTGTTTCCGTTCTTGACAAGTATTCTAACCAT AAAATTTGTTACCCAAATAATCACAGGATATCTTCCCAGTCTTATTCTTCAATTGTCTCTGAAAGCGGTACCTCCTATCATGGGGTTCCTTACCTCCATGcaaggttacatctcacatagtGATATAGAAAGTAGTGCATGCAACAAAGTGATATGGTTCACAGTATGGAACGTCTTTCTTGCAACTGTTTTTTCTGGGTCATTTTTATCCTTGCTATCTGTCATCCTTGATCCAAAGCACATTCCTGAGAGGTTGGCAGTTGCTGTTCCAGCACAG GCATCTTTTTTCATTACTTATGTTGTCACATCAGGATGGACAAGTGTGACATCAGAGCTCTTTCGGATAATTCCTCTACTTGGCAGTTTGATTACAAGGCCCTTCTCAAGTCCTGATGATGAATTTGAAGTACCATCTCTTCCTTTCCACAGGGATGTTCCAAGGGTCCTTTTCTTTGGACTTCTTGGTATCACATATTTCTTCCTAGCTCCACTAATTTTACCATTCCTATTGGCCTATCTCTGTCTCGCATACATCATTTATCGAAACCAG TTTATAAATGTATATGCACCAAAGTATGAAACCGGTGGGAAATTATGGCCTACAGTGCACAATACAATGATTTTCTCTCTGATACTCATGCACATGATTGCACTGGGAATTTTTGCATTGAAAAAACTTTCTCCAGCATCCTCCTGGATGCTTCCTCTACCAGTTCTCACTCTTCTCTTTAACGAGTACTGCCGAAAGCGATTCTTGCCCATATTTATCGCATACTCTACAGAG AGTTTGATTAAGAAGGACAGAGAAGACCAAAATGATCCAAGAATGGCTGAATTTTACAAGAAGTTGGTAATTGCTTATAAAGACCCTGCTTTGCTGCCATTTCAATACACATCAAACACTGATGATCTATTCGATCCCCTATTATCTTAA
- the LOC107631853 gene encoding serine/threonine-protein kinase STY46 has translation MSSGGDSSGGGSSSSANADNKEKDKQKEKARVSRTSLILWHAHQNDAAAVRKLLQEDPSLVKARDYDNRTPLHVAALHGWLDVANCLIEYGADVNAQDRWKNTPLADAEGANRTSVIELLKTHGGLSYGQNGSHFEARPVPPPLPNKCDWEVDPNEIDFSNSSRIGKGSFGEILKAYWRGTPVAVKRILPSLSDDRLVIQDFRHEVNLLVKLRHPNIVQFLGAVTDRTPLMLITEYLRGGDLHQYLKDKGSLSPSTAVNFSMDIARGMAYLHNEPNVIIHRDLKPRNVLLVNSSADHLKVGDFGLSKIIKVKNAHDVYKMTGETGSYRYMAPEVFKHRRYDKKVDVYSFAMILYEMLEGEPPFASYEPYDAAKRAAEGHRPTFRAKGYTPELQELTQQSWAADMNQRPSFIDILKRLEKIKENLPSDHHWHLFTS, from the exons ATGAGCTCCGGCGGCGATTCTTCCGGCGGAGGAAGCAGCAGCTCTGCCAACGCCGACAACAAGGAGAAGGACAAGCAGAAGGAGAAGGCTAGGGTGAGTCGCACCTCCTTGATACTGTGGCACGCGCACCAAAACGACGCCGCTGCGGTGCGTAAGCTTCTCCAGGAGGATCCTTCACTCGTCAAGGCAAGGGACTACGATAACCGTACTCCTCTCCACGTCGCCGCACTCCACGGATGGCTCGACGTCGCTAACTGCCTCATCGAGTACGGTGCCGACGTCAACGCTCAGGATCGCTGGAAAAACAcc CCTCTTGCTGATGCGGAAGGAGCTAACAGGACTTCGGTGATCGAGCTCTTGAAAACTCACGGTGGATTGTCTTAT gGGCAAAATGGTAGCCATTTTGAGGCGAGGCCAGTACCGCCGCCGTTGCCGAACAAGTGTGATTGGGAAGTTGACCCTAACGAGATTGACTTCTCTAACTCCTCGCGTATTGGAAAG GGATCTTTTGGTGAGATTTTAAAAGCCTATTGGCGTGGGACTCCAGTTGCTGTTAAACGCATTCTTCCATCTCTTTCAGATGATCGATTGGTGAT TCAGGACTTCAGGCATGAGGTCAATTTGTTGGTGAAGCTTCGACACCCTAATATAGTTCAGTTTCTCGGAGCTGTTACTGACAGGACCCCCCTTATGTTAATTACTGAGTATCTAAGAGGG GGTGATCTTCATCAGTACCTCAAAGACAAAGGTTCATTGAGTCCTTCAACAGCTGTCAACTTTTCCATGGATATTGCCAG AGGCATGGCCTATCTTCACAATGAACCAAACGTTATAATTCATCGAGACCTAAAGCCAAG GAATGTTCTTTTGGTCAATTCTAGTGCCGATCATTTAAAAGTCGGGGATTTTGGATTGAGTAAAATTATCAAGGTCAAAAATGCTCATGATGTATACAAGATGACCGGTGAAACAGGGAGCT ACCGTTACATGGCTCCTGAAGTTTTCAAACACCGAAGATATGATAAGAAGGTTGATGTGTACTCCTTTGCAATGATTTTGTATGAG ATGCTTGAAGGTGAACCCCCTTTTGCAAGTTATGAACCTTACGATGCAGCCAAACGTGCAGCAGAAGGACACAGACCTACTTTTCGGGCAAAGGGTTATACCCCCGAACTGCAAGA GTTAACGCAACAGAGTTGGGCTGCTGACATGAATCAAAGACCTTCATTTATAGATATCCTTAAACGGCTTGAAAAGATCAAGGAAAATTTACCTTCAGATCATCACTGGCATTTGTTTACTTCATAA
- the LOC107631851 gene encoding uncharacterized protein LOC107631851 isoform X1 has product MDNRDSEDINEWQEIEPGLRWGMVTVNDDYLQVPVDQSSSTDDPPIHHQQASSSETVSTAASEDDNGASSPSSVEGDTAVTAEAPAPSDWRIRVANEGRKLLKLRLEAARNGVVRVASMVRECVVCVGTFWSVTCVFGVAAAVLVAVVSVGFRRRRRRRVDRRRSVEELVDLLREKDEKIGQLLIQIAQLNEALSSRRKVPVLRISS; this is encoded by the exons ATGGATaacagagattcagaggacatcAACGAATGGCAAGAAATAGAACCAGGTCTCAGATGGGGCATGGTGACGGTCAACGATGACTACCTTCAGGTTCCCGTTGACCAATCCTCTTCAACTGACGACCCTCCAATTCACCATCAACAAGCATCGTCGTCAGAAACTGTTTCGACGGCGGCGTCGGAGGACGACAACGGAGCTTCGTCGCCGTCGTCCGTTGAAGGTGATACGGCAGTGACGGCGGAGGCGCCTGCACCGTCGGATTGGAGGATTAGGGTTGCGAATGAAGGAAGGAAGCTATTGAAGCTGCGGTTAGAGGCTGCGAGAAACGGCGTCGTTCGTGTGGCTTCCATGGTTCGTGAATGTGTGGTGTGTGTGGGTACGTTTTGGTCAGTCACGTGCGTGTTTGGAGTGGCTGCGGCGGTTCTGGTTGCGGTGGTTTCCGTGGGGTTTCGGCGGCGGAGGAGGAGAAGGGTTGACCGTCGACGGAGCGTAGAGGAACTGGTTGATCTTTTGAGGGAGAAAGACGAG AAAATTGGGCAACTCTTGATTCAAATTGCACAATTGAATGAAGCATTGTCCTCACGTCGCAAGGTTCCAGTGCTCCGAATCAGCAGCTGA
- the LOC107631851 gene encoding uncharacterized protein LOC107631851 isoform X2 produces the protein MDNRDSEDINEWQEIEPGLRWGMVTVNDDYLQVPVDQSSSTDDPPIHHQQASSSETVSTAASEDDNGASSPSSVEGDTAVTAEAPAPSDWRIRVANEGRKLLKLRLEAARNGVVRVASMVRECVVCVGTFWSVTCVFGVAAAVLVAVVSVGFRRRRRRRVDRRRSVEELVDLLREKDEMIYCDLLLL, from the exons ATGGATaacagagattcagaggacatcAACGAATGGCAAGAAATAGAACCAGGTCTCAGATGGGGCATGGTGACGGTCAACGATGACTACCTTCAGGTTCCCGTTGACCAATCCTCTTCAACTGACGACCCTCCAATTCACCATCAACAAGCATCGTCGTCAGAAACTGTTTCGACGGCGGCGTCGGAGGACGACAACGGAGCTTCGTCGCCGTCGTCCGTTGAAGGTGATACGGCAGTGACGGCGGAGGCGCCTGCACCGTCGGATTGGAGGATTAGGGTTGCGAATGAAGGAAGGAAGCTATTGAAGCTGCGGTTAGAGGCTGCGAGAAACGGCGTCGTTCGTGTGGCTTCCATGGTTCGTGAATGTGTGGTGTGTGTGGGTACGTTTTGGTCAGTCACGTGCGTGTTTGGAGTGGCTGCGGCGGTTCTGGTTGCGGTGGTTTCCGTGGGGTTTCGGCGGCGGAGGAGGAGAAGGGTTGACCGTCGACGGAGCGTAGAGGAACTGGTTGATCTTTTGAGGGAGAAAGACGAG ATGATTTATTGTGATCTGCTCTTACTTTAA
- the LOC107631850 gene encoding CSC1-like protein At1g69450 isoform X2, which produces MLLTSPTTHWMCSQYQMLWVHFFAVYILTGFICLLLHHEYKYIALKRLSYFYSSDPRPHQFTILVRSIPSSSSYGISDSVESFFREFYPSTYVSHVVIRRTNKIRSLLIEAKNLYKKITQLRKHNRQKNKQGDYFRLFGQDDGLIDQYGKKLGEIEQNVRLHQSENSLATEEARAAFVFFKSRYAAATAFHMQQSVNPTQWIAEPAPEPRDVYWPFFSESFMRRWISKLVVLVATTLFTLLFLIPVVIVQGLTNLKQLEVLFPFLTSILTIKFVTQIITGYLPSLILQLSLKAVPPIMGFLTSMQGYISHSDIESSACNKVIWFTVWNVFLATVFSGSFLSLLSVILDPKHIPERLAVAVPAQASFFITYVVTSGWTSVTSELFRIIPLLGSLITRPFSSPDDEFEVPSLPFHRDVPRVLFFGLLGITYFFLAPLILPFLLAYLCLAYIIYRNQFINVYAPKYETGGKLWPTVHNTMIFSLILMHMIALGIFALKKLSPASSWMLPLPVLTLLFNEYCRKRFLPIFIAYSTESLIKKDREDQNDPRMAEFYKKLVIAYKDPALLPFQYTSNTDDLFDPLLS; this is translated from the exons ATGTTGTTGACTTCGCCAACAACTCATTGGATGTGTTCACAATATCAAAT gttGTGGGTTCATTTCTTTGCTGTATATATTCTCACTGGATTTATATGCTTACTACTTCACCAT GAATATAAGTACATAGCTTTGAAAAGACTCTCTTATTTTTATTCATCGGATCCTCGGCCACATCAGTTCACCATTTTGGTTCGCAGCATTCCAAGCTCCTCAAGTTACGGTATCAGTGACAGTGTTGAGAGCTTCTTTAGGGAGTTTTACCCATCTACATATGTGTCGCATGTGGTCATTCGTCGCACAAACAAAATCAGAAGTCTCCTA ATTGAAGCAAAGAATTTGTATAAAAAGATTACTCAATTACGAAAACACAATCGCCAAAAGAATAAACAAGGTGATTATTTTCGACTTTTTGGACAAGACGATGGTCTTATAGATCAATATGGAAAGAAGTTGGGCGAAATTGAACAGAATGTAAGATTGCATCAGTCAGAGAATTCACTGGCAACAGAA GAGGCTCGAGCTGCGTTTGTGTTCTTCAAGTCTCGTTATGCCGCTGCAACTGCCTTCCATATGCAGCAATCAGTCAATCCCACCCAGTGGATTGCTGAGCCAGCTCCAGAACCTCGGGATGTTTACTGGCCTTTCTTTTCTGAATCATTCATGCGAAGATGGATTTCTAAATTGGTGGTTTTAGTTGCAACTACTCTATTCACACTTTTGTTCCTTATACCAGTTGTGATTGTACAGGGCCTAACCAACCTCAAACAACTGGAAGTTTTGTTTCCGTTCTTGACAAGTATTCTAACCAT AAAATTTGTTACCCAAATAATCACAGGATATCTTCCCAGTCTTATTCTTCAATTGTCTCTGAAAGCGGTACCTCCTATCATGGGGTTCCTTACCTCCATGcaaggttacatctcacatagtGATATAGAAAGTAGTGCATGCAACAAAGTGATATGGTTCACAGTATGGAACGTCTTTCTTGCAACTGTTTTTTCTGGGTCATTTTTATCCTTGCTATCTGTCATCCTTGATCCAAAGCACATTCCTGAGAGGTTGGCAGTTGCTGTTCCAGCACAG GCATCTTTTTTCATTACTTATGTTGTCACATCAGGATGGACAAGTGTGACATCAGAGCTCTTTCGGATAATTCCTCTACTTGGCAGTTTGATTACAAGGCCCTTCTCAAGTCCTGATGATGAATTTGAAGTACCATCTCTTCCTTTCCACAGGGATGTTCCAAGGGTCCTTTTCTTTGGACTTCTTGGTATCACATATTTCTTCCTAGCTCCACTAATTTTACCATTCCTATTGGCCTATCTCTGTCTCGCATACATCATTTATCGAAACCAG TTTATAAATGTATATGCACCAAAGTATGAAACCGGTGGGAAATTATGGCCTACAGTGCACAATACAATGATTTTCTCTCTGATACTCATGCACATGATTGCACTGGGAATTTTTGCATTGAAAAAACTTTCTCCAGCATCCTCCTGGATGCTTCCTCTACCAGTTCTCACTCTTCTCTTTAACGAGTACTGCCGAAAGCGATTCTTGCCCATATTTATCGCATACTCTACAGAG AGTTTGATTAAGAAGGACAGAGAAGACCAAAATGATCCAAGAATGGCTGAATTTTACAAGAAGTTGGTAATTGCTTATAAAGACCCTGCTTTGCTGCCATTTCAATACACATCAAACACTGATGATCTATTCGATCCCCTATTATCTTAA
- the LOC107633945 gene encoding uncharacterized protein LOC107633945, which yields MHQQATYQPFLNGNMVNKRKEREGEEGVGTKNNEELSNEWEQIREEAASVAAALLGARRAKKRYIGVRQRPSGRWVAEIKDTIQNIRLWLGTYDTAEDAARAYDEAARLLRGANTRTNFFPSQDPNSVPALPPKIAKLLLLRLKARSISSSCMVTTFPSNHFEQEKKAEPEPEPELELEPKPEPLFSKLIEEQTYQLENFLDIEGYGAVGENYDGASYGSAATTSCDCSTITCDYGGTNNVANFDQEVCMENFKMEDGCANNVDDGRNNQIVRPKGEFEDCNAGFIDFHFLDTVGSLVCSSSPFEITEEMVGPMVEENYDVDDSPLLRMKYERKFSACLYTFIGVGECLKLQDRPE from the coding sequence ATGCACCAACAAGCCACATACCAACCATTTTTGAATGGGAATATGgtgaataaaagaaaagagagggaAGGTGAAGAAGGAGTGGGAACTAAGAACAATGAAGAATTGAGCAATGAATGGGAGCAGATAAGGGAGGAGGCTGCATCAGTGGCAGCTGCACTACTTGGGGCAAGAAGAGCAAAGAAGCGCTACATTGGCGTGCGCCAACGTCCTTCAGGGCGATGGGTGGCTGAGATCAAAGACACCATACAGAATATTAGGCTGTGGTTAGGCACCTACGACACTGCCGAAGATGCTGCTAGAGCTTATGATGAGGCTGCTCGCTTGCTTCGCGGCGCTAATACCCGCACTAATTTCTTTCCATCACAAGATCCTAATTCTGTTCCAGCTCTTCCTCCAAAGATCGCGAAACTCCTCCTTCTTAGGCTCAAAGCTAGAAGCATTTCCTCTTCTTGCATGGTTACTACTTTTCCTAGTAATCATTTTGAGCAAGAAAAAAAGGCCGAACCAGAACCAGAACCAGAGCTAGAACTAGAACCAAAACCAGAACCACTTTTTTCTAAACTAATAGAAGAACAAACATACCAATTAGAAAATTTTCTAGATATTGAGGGATATGGGGCTGTTGGAGAGAATTATGATGGTGCTAGTTATGGTTCCGCTGCCACAACTAGTTGTGACTGTAGTACCATTACTTGTGACTATGGTGGAACTAACAATGTAGCAAATTTTGACCAAGAGGTTTGCATGGAGAATTTCAAGATGGAGGATGGTTGTGCTAACAATGTTGATGATGGAAGAAATAATCAAATTGTTAGGCCTAAAGGAGAATTTGAAGACTGCAATGCTGGTTTCATAGACTTCCACTTTTTGGACACTGTTGGATCATTGGTttgctcttcttctccttttgAAATAACTGAGGAAATGGTAGGGCCAATGGTGGAAGAGAATTATGATGTGGATGATTCACCATTGCTTAGGATGAAGTATGAAAGAAAATTCTCAGCATGTCTTTATACATTCATTGGTGTTGGTGAGTGTTTGAAGCTGCAAGATCGACCTGAATAG